A genomic stretch from Methylorubrum extorquens includes:
- a CDS encoding putative response regulator (CheY-like protein) (Evidence 3 : Putative function from multiple computational evidences; Product type r : regulator), with amino-acid sequence MARILLVDDEDTVRGFLKRGLELDGHTVVTAIDGSDGLDRLSEAGGGFDLMLTDIRMPLMDGIALSLAAKRDYPDLTILLMTGFADQRERARGLDAIVTDVLTKPFSLADLRSTVTRALAA; translated from the coding sequence ATGGCGCGCATCCTGCTCGTGGATGACGAGGATACGGTTCGCGGCTTCCTCAAGCGCGGGCTGGAGTTGGACGGTCACACCGTCGTCACGGCCATCGACGGCAGCGACGGCCTCGATCGCCTGTCGGAGGCCGGCGGCGGCTTCGACCTGATGTTGACCGATATCCGCATGCCGCTGATGGACGGCATCGCTTTGTCGCTCGCGGCCAAGCGCGACTACCCCGATCTCACGATCCTGCTGATGACGGGCTTTGCCGACCAGCGCGAACGCGCCCGCGGCCTCGATGCCATCGTCACCGACGTGCTGACCAAGCCCTTCTCCCTGGCCGACCTGCGCTCCACCGTGACGCGGGCGCTGGCGGCCTAA
- a CDS encoding conserved protein of unknown function (Evidence 4 : Unknown function but conserved in other organisms), translated as MLIVCPACASEYRIDADRVGTSGRSVRCAACRETWFISSDEVVAAMFDEMSAAEAPETSAAPPSPEPLPTEVPADEAGPRPRPSTGKAAKRSKPKRKARRLSPALAACLVLAAALPLALLGRASVVRAMPQTAGLFARVGLPVNLRGIDLTDIAAFQVAADGSNPARLVVEGDLVAVARGRVAVPAIEVEVRDAGGQSLYRWTVPGPRAALEPGERARFKASLSAPPEKGRQVEVRFSDDAAVGAGAVESH; from the coding sequence ATGCTGATCGTCTGCCCGGCCTGCGCCAGCGAGTATCGCATCGATGCCGACCGCGTCGGCACCAGCGGACGCTCAGTGCGCTGCGCGGCCTGCCGCGAGACATGGTTCATCTCGTCCGACGAGGTGGTGGCCGCGATGTTCGACGAGATGTCGGCGGCCGAGGCGCCCGAGACGAGCGCCGCGCCGCCATCCCCGGAGCCGCTGCCAACCGAAGTACCGGCCGACGAAGCCGGGCCGCGTCCGCGGCCGAGCACCGGGAAGGCCGCCAAACGGAGTAAGCCGAAACGCAAGGCCCGGCGCCTCTCCCCGGCGCTTGCCGCCTGCCTCGTCCTTGCCGCCGCCCTACCGCTGGCGCTCCTCGGGCGCGCCAGCGTCGTACGGGCGATGCCGCAGACGGCAGGGCTGTTCGCCCGCGTCGGCCTGCCGGTCAATTTGCGCGGCATCGATCTGACCGACATCGCCGCGTTTCAGGTCGCCGCCGACGGCAGCAACCCCGCGCGGCTCGTCGTGGAGGGGGATCTCGTGGCGGTTGCCCGGGGCCGCGTCGCCGTGCCGGCGATCGAGGTCGAGGTCCGCGACGCCGGGGGGCAGTCGCTCTACCGCTGGACCGTTCCGGGACCGCGCGCGGCCCTGGAGCCCGGCGAGCGGGCGCGGTTCAAGGCGAGCCTCTCGGCTCCCCCGGAGAAGGGCCGACAGGTCGAAGTCCGCTTCTCGGACGATGCCGCCGTCGGCGCGGGCGCTGTTGAGAGCCATTAG
- a CDS encoding conserved membrane protein of unknown function (Evidence 4 : Unknown function but conserved in other organisms): protein MNEVRSPARSGAAAAKAAASASEAPLPANLRRNAPLVPTDSAASRALAAVIAILTFLAALCAGAAEIAVSSASQWQGSVAQEVTVQIRPGAGRDIEADVKRAESLSRAAPGIVGARIFSKAESERLLEPWLGSGLDMSDLPVPRLIALTLASDRSPDLTALRAALTEALPGVASLDDHALWLQRLSTMANTFAGIGIGIVLLVLFATGLAVVFATRGAMAGNREVVEVLHFVGADDDYIAKAFQSRFFRLGLRGGALGAGAALLTCALAGLFARMWRSGPAGEEIEALFGTFQIGWQGYAIIVLIGVIASLVTAAVSRFTVRRFLR, encoded by the coding sequence ATGAACGAGGTGCGCTCCCCCGCCCGGAGCGGCGCGGCCGCGGCGAAAGCGGCGGCCTCCGCGTCCGAGGCGCCGCTTCCGGCCAACCTGCGCCGCAACGCGCCCCTGGTGCCGACCGATTCCGCCGCGAGCCGGGCGCTTGCGGCAGTTATCGCGATCCTCACCTTCCTCGCGGCACTCTGCGCGGGTGCGGCGGAGATCGCCGTCTCCAGCGCCAGCCAGTGGCAGGGCAGCGTCGCGCAGGAGGTGACGGTGCAGATCCGGCCCGGAGCCGGGCGCGACATCGAGGCGGACGTGAAGCGGGCCGAAAGCCTCTCACGCGCCGCGCCGGGCATCGTCGGGGCGCGCATCTTCTCCAAGGCGGAGTCCGAGCGGCTGCTCGAACCCTGGCTCGGAAGCGGTCTCGACATGTCGGACCTGCCCGTTCCACGCCTGATCGCGCTGACGCTCGCGAGCGACCGGAGCCCCGACCTGACCGCGTTGCGCGCCGCACTCACCGAGGCGCTTCCGGGCGTGGCGAGCCTTGACGACCACGCGCTCTGGCTTCAGCGCCTCTCGACTATGGCCAACACCTTCGCCGGCATCGGCATCGGCATCGTCCTCCTCGTCCTGTTCGCCACCGGGCTCGCCGTGGTCTTCGCGACCCGCGGCGCCATGGCCGGCAATCGCGAGGTGGTCGAGGTGCTGCACTTCGTGGGCGCCGACGACGACTACATTGCCAAGGCCTTCCAGAGCCGCTTCTTCCGCTTAGGTTTAAGGGGAGGGGCGCTGGGTGCGGGCGCAGCACTTCTGACCTGCGCACTCGCCGGCCTGTTCGCGCGGATGTGGCGCTCGGGGCCGGCGGGCGAGGAGATCGAGGCGCTGTTCGGGACGTTCCAGATCGGCTGGCAGGGTTACGCGATCATCGTGCTCATCGGCGTGATCGCGTCCCTCGTCACGGCGGCCGTGTCGCGCTTCACCGTGCGCCGGTTCCTCCGATAG
- the nadD gene encoding nicotinate-nucleotide adenylyltransferase (Evidence 2b : Function from indirect experimental evidences (e.g. phenotypes); PubMedId : 15805518; Product type e : enzyme), with protein sequence MRVGLYGGSFNPAHAGHLHVSRTALRRLRLDRVWWLVTPGNPLKDHGVLAPLDERVAQARALATDPRIAVTGFEGGIGSRYTADTLRWLVRRQPALHFVWIMGADSLGTFHRWRRFDEILSLMPVAVIDRPGYTLTAPSARAAQAFASARIPEADAPTLAIRPTPAWTFLHGPRSALSSTALRTR encoded by the coding sequence ATGCGGGTCGGCCTCTACGGCGGTTCGTTCAACCCGGCGCATGCGGGGCACCTGCATGTGAGCCGCACCGCGCTGCGGCGCCTTCGGCTCGACCGGGTCTGGTGGCTCGTCACGCCCGGCAACCCGCTCAAGGACCATGGCGTGCTCGCTCCGCTGGATGAGCGGGTGGCGCAGGCGCGGGCGCTCGCCACCGATCCGCGCATCGCGGTCACCGGCTTCGAAGGGGGGATCGGCAGCCGCTACACCGCCGATACGCTGCGCTGGCTGGTTCGGCGCCAACCCGCTCTTCACTTCGTGTGGATCATGGGTGCGGATTCGCTCGGCACCTTCCATCGCTGGCGCCGTTTCGACGAGATCCTATCGCTGATGCCGGTCGCGGTGATCGACCGTCCCGGCTACACGCTCACGGCGCCTTCGGCGCGGGCGGCGCAGGCATTCGCATCGGCCCGAATTCCGGAGGCGGACGCTCCCACCCTGGCGATCCGCCCAACGCCGGCCTGGACCTTCCTCCACGGCCCGCGCTCCGCCTTGTCCTCCACCGCTCTGCGCACGCGGTGA
- a CDS encoding putative tryptophan-rich sensory protein; putative membrane protein; putative regulatory receptor protein (Evidence 3 : Putative function from multiple computational evidences; PubMedId : 11097914, 7673149; Product type rc : receptor), with the protein MSALDIPERPALPPIPRLAAAILPVLLVTAVGSLSTGANIEEWYTTIRKPAFNPPNWVFPLAWTVLYTLIAVSLWRLLGARPVPGPARKAWWLALAAFGAQLVLNAAWTPVFFAAHQLGLALIVALAMLAMILWTIRLSWRFDRAAAWLLVPYAAWVAFACLLNGTIWQMN; encoded by the coding sequence ATGAGCGCACTGGACATCCCCGAGCGGCCGGCCCTGCCGCCGATCCCGCGGCTCGCCGCCGCGATCCTCCCCGTCCTCCTGGTGACGGCGGTGGGGTCGCTCTCGACCGGCGCCAATATCGAGGAGTGGTACACGACGATCCGCAAGCCGGCCTTCAACCCGCCGAACTGGGTGTTTCCGCTGGCTTGGACCGTCCTCTACACCCTGATCGCTGTCTCGCTCTGGCGGCTGCTCGGCGCGCGCCCGGTGCCGGGGCCGGCCCGGAAGGCGTGGTGGCTGGCACTCGCCGCCTTCGGCGCCCAGCTCGTCCTCAATGCAGCCTGGACACCGGTCTTCTTCGCCGCCCACCAGCTCGGCCTCGCGCTGATCGTCGCGCTCGCCATGCTCGCGATGATCTTGTGGACGATCCGCCTCTCCTGGCGCTTCGACCGGGCCGCGGCGTGGCTGCTCGTGCCCTACGCCGCCTGGGTGGCGTTTGCCTGCCTGCTCAACGGAACGATCTGGCAGATGAACTGA
- a CDS encoding conserved protein of unknown function; putative exported protein (Evidence 4 : Unknown function but conserved in other organisms) — MLPRVPRRQAAGPGRLPNESCSESHREALGWSWVADLSANASSQPYAARMTEAPARRGRGIRLLRAFVGLSLLGLLALAGGFLAFVAVVERTDRPGLDGVDGIVAMTGGSQRVGDAIDLLAEGHGRRLLISGVNERTTRDEIVRLNPAQEHWITCCVDLDYRARNTIGNAIETRRWMRRHSFATVVVVTSNYHMPRTLVELRHALKDGETLIPYPVVSDGLDVSRWWADPAVTRLLGAEYLKFLVAWGRTRFESDPEQSRFAVLIGRRQPVKVVAERLLREAN, encoded by the coding sequence ATGCTTCCGCGAGTGCCCCGCCGACAGGCGGCCGGCCCGGGCCGGCTCCCAAACGAATCCTGCTCCGAGTCTCACCGCGAGGCGCTCGGATGGTCCTGGGTGGCGGACCTGTCGGCCAACGCCTCGTCGCAGCCCTACGCAGCTCGAATGACTGAGGCCCCTGCGCGGCGGGGGCGCGGCATCCGGCTCCTTCGGGCCTTCGTCGGCCTTTCCCTTCTCGGCCTGCTCGCGCTGGCGGGCGGCTTCCTCGCCTTCGTCGCGGTGGTCGAGCGGACGGACCGGCCGGGCCTGGACGGCGTCGACGGCATCGTCGCCATGACCGGGGGCTCGCAACGGGTCGGCGATGCCATCGATCTGCTGGCGGAAGGCCATGGCCGGCGGTTGCTAATTTCCGGCGTCAACGAGCGCACCACCCGCGACGAGATCGTGCGCCTCAATCCGGCACAGGAGCACTGGATCACCTGCTGCGTCGATCTCGATTACCGGGCCCGCAACACCATCGGCAACGCCATCGAGACCCGGCGCTGGATGCGGCGCCACAGCTTCGCCACCGTCGTGGTCGTGACGTCGAACTACCACATGCCGCGCACCCTGGTGGAGCTGCGGCACGCCCTGAAGGACGGCGAGACGCTGATCCCCTATCCCGTCGTCTCCGATGGGCTCGATGTCAGCCGCTGGTGGGCGGATCCGGCGGTGACCCGTCTGCTCGGGGCCGAATATCTCAAATTCCTGGTCGCCTGGGGACGGACCCGTTTCGAGTCCGACCCGGAGCAGTCACGCTTCGCCGTGCTGATCGGGCGCCGCCAGCCGGTGAAGGTCGTGGCCGAACGGTTGCTGCGCGAAGCGAACTGA
- the proB gene encoding glutamate 5-kinase (Evidence 2b : Function from indirect experimental evidences (e.g. phenotypes); PubMedId : 6089111, 6255065, 6341601; Product type e : enzyme) — protein MTALLPPALEDFRRVVVKVGSALLVDRARGRLRHAWLAALAEDIADLHGRGVDVVVVSSGAIALGRTVLGLPPGALRLEESQASAAVGQIALARYWTEALGHHDIVAGQVLVTPKDTEERRRYLNARATVQKLLEVRAVPVVNENDTVATAEIRYGDNDRLAARVATMIGADVLVLFSDIDGLYTAPPHTDPQARHLPVIERVTPEIEAMAGGPASDLSRGGMRTKVEAAKIAAGGGTHMVIADGRGKNPLRVVREGGRCSWFLSGSTPTAARKTWIAGSLDASGTLVVDAGAARALQGGASLLPVGVTAIEGSFAKGDTVLIRGPEGRILGRGLVAYDSADAAAIIGRSSREIAAASVQAGRTEMIHRDDLAMIGA, from the coding sequence ATGACCGCGCTTCTCCCTCCCGCTCTCGAAGATTTCCGCCGCGTCGTCGTGAAGGTCGGCTCGGCCCTCCTCGTGGATCGCGCGCGGGGACGCCTGCGTCACGCGTGGCTCGCCGCCCTCGCCGAGGACATCGCCGACCTGCATGGTCGCGGCGTCGATGTCGTCGTCGTCTCCTCCGGCGCGATCGCGCTCGGGCGCACGGTGCTGGGCCTTCCGCCCGGTGCGCTGCGCCTGGAGGAAAGCCAAGCGTCGGCGGCGGTGGGCCAGATCGCGCTCGCCCGGTACTGGACCGAGGCGCTCGGTCACCACGACATCGTCGCGGGACAGGTGCTGGTGACACCCAAGGACACCGAGGAGCGCCGCCGCTACCTCAATGCCCGCGCGACCGTGCAGAAACTCCTCGAAGTGCGGGCGGTCCCGGTCGTCAACGAGAACGACACGGTAGCGACCGCCGAGATCCGCTACGGCGACAACGACCGGCTGGCAGCGCGGGTTGCCACCATGATCGGCGCCGACGTGCTGGTGCTGTTCTCCGACATCGACGGCCTCTACACCGCGCCGCCCCACACCGACCCGCAGGCGCGCCACCTGCCGGTGATCGAGCGGGTGACCCCGGAGATCGAGGCGATGGCCGGGGGGCCCGCTTCCGATCTGTCCCGCGGCGGCATGCGCACCAAAGTCGAGGCGGCCAAAATCGCCGCCGGCGGCGGCACCCACATGGTCATCGCCGACGGGCGCGGGAAAAACCCGTTGCGCGTGGTCCGCGAGGGCGGACGCTGCTCGTGGTTCCTGTCGGGCTCGACCCCCACCGCCGCACGCAAGACCTGGATCGCGGGCTCGCTGGACGCCTCCGGCACCCTCGTCGTCGATGCCGGCGCCGCTCGCGCGCTTCAGGGCGGGGCGAGCCTGCTGCCGGTCGGCGTCACCGCGATCGAGGGGAGCTTCGCCAAGGGCGACACCGTGCTGATCCGCGGACCCGAAGGGCGCATCCTCGGGCGGGGGCTCGTGGCCTACGACAGTGCGGACGCCGCCGCCATCATCGGTCGCTCCAGCCGCGAGATCGCCGCCGCTTCTGTCCAGGCCGGACGCACGGAGATGATCCACCGCGACGACCTTGCGATGATCGGGGCCTGA
- the hpt gene encoding Hypoxanthine phosphoribosyl transferase (Evidence 2b : Function from indirect experimental evidences (e.g. phenotypes); PubMedId : 12070315; Product type e : enzyme), with protein sequence MVWCGVAWPRAVRAVGTFRETITSRMSNASKRVRVLFDEAAIAKRNDELADEIVAAKPENLLVVAVLKGSFMFAADLLRSLHRAGLSPQVEFVHLSSYRNSTVSSGQVEILRDVQSEVRGRDVLLVDDILESGRTVVFAKDLLMARGAKRVLTAVLLEKPGKRAVTIDADFVGFTCPDVFVVGYGMDAAHAFRQLPFVGLVDYDSSDADLFGGT encoded by the coding sequence ATGGTATGGTGCGGCGTGGCATGGCCGAGGGCGGTCCGTGCCGTTGGAACATTCCGCGAAACTATCACGAGCCGCATGAGCAACGCATCGAAACGCGTCCGCGTCCTGTTCGACGAAGCGGCGATCGCCAAGCGCAACGACGAGTTGGCCGACGAGATCGTCGCGGCCAAGCCCGAGAACCTGCTCGTCGTCGCGGTGCTCAAGGGCAGCTTCATGTTCGCCGCCGACCTGCTGCGGTCGCTCCACCGGGCCGGGCTCTCGCCGCAGGTCGAGTTCGTGCATCTCTCCAGCTACCGCAACTCCACCGTCTCCTCGGGCCAGGTCGAGATCCTGCGCGACGTTCAGAGCGAGGTGCGCGGGCGTGACGTGCTGCTGGTCGACGACATCCTCGAATCCGGCCGCACCGTCGTCTTCGCCAAGGATCTGTTGATGGCCCGCGGCGCCAAGCGCGTGCTGACTGCGGTGCTCTTGGAGAAGCCGGGCAAGCGCGCCGTGACGATCGACGCGGATTTCGTCGGTTTCACCTGCCCGGACGTGTTCGTCGTCGGCTACGGCATGGACGCCGCCCACGCCTTCCGCCAGCTCCCCTTCGTCGGCCTCGTAGACTACGACAGCAGCGACGCGGACCTGTTCGGCGGCACCTGA
- a CDS encoding protein of unknown function (Evidence 5 : Unknown function), which translates to MALGAGGRGDRGAVRDVPDRLAGLRDHRAHRRDRVPRHGGRVALHRAPVPPIESGRSNPLTFRQPLGTESPGINTVHELLFRPSCFRECPADRRPARAGSQTNPAPSLTARRSDGPGWRTCRPTPRRSPTQLE; encoded by the coding sequence GTGGCGCTCGGGGCCGGCGGGCGAGGAGATCGAGGCGCTGTTCGGGACGTTCCAGATCGGCTGGCAGGGTTACGCGATCATCGTGCTCATCGGCGTGATCGCGTCCCTCGTCACGGCGGCCGTGTCGCGCTTCACCGTGCGCCGGTTCCTCCGATAGAGTCAGGTCGATCGAACCCGTTAACGTTTCGACAACCATTGGGAACCGAGAGTCCCGGCATCAACACCGTTCATGAGCTCCTGTTCCGTCCGTCATGCTTCCGCGAGTGCCCCGCCGACAGGCGGCCGGCCCGGGCCGGCTCCCAAACGAATCCTGCTCCGAGTCTCACCGCGAGGCGCTCGGATGGTCCTGGGTGGCGGACCTGTCGGCCAACGCCTCGTCGCAGCCCTACGCAGCTCGAATGA
- a CDS encoding putative response regulator receiver (Evidence 3 : Putative function from multiple computational evidences; Product type r : regulator), with translation MPVSALLNRRILVVEDDYFWADELRHGLEKAGAVVHGPVASVEAALDILDSAIAVDGAILDLGLRGARAYDVAERLIARRTPFVFVTGYDAGAIPEAYAAVPRFEKPVTFDTILRALSALMPPA, from the coding sequence GTGCCGGTCAGTGCCCTCCTGAACCGACGCATTCTGGTCGTCGAGGACGACTATTTCTGGGCCGATGAGCTGCGCCATGGCTTGGAGAAGGCCGGGGCCGTCGTCCACGGTCCGGTCGCCAGCGTCGAGGCAGCCCTGGATATCCTCGACTCCGCCATCGCCGTGGACGGGGCGATTCTCGACCTCGGGCTCAGGGGCGCGCGCGCCTACGACGTCGCCGAGCGACTGATCGCCCGGCGCACACCCTTCGTGTTCGTGACGGGCTACGACGCCGGCGCCATTCCAGAGGCGTACGCCGCCGTACCACGGTTCGAGAAGCCGGTGACGTTCGATACGATCTTGAGGGCGTTGAGCGCGCTGATGCCGCCCGCCTGA
- the proA gene encoding glutamate-5-semialdehyde dehydrogenase (Evidence 2b : Function from indirect experimental evidences (e.g. phenotypes); PubMedId : 1282191, 6089111, 6255065, 6337636; Product type e : enzyme), with protein sequence MPVLNLKSDLADADDLETLMAGIGRRARAAGRAMALAPAQTKDLGLRAIAEQIRASAPAILRENARDVSAAQAAGLTNAIIDRLTLDEGRVAAIAEAVEKVAGLADPVGRQLAAFERPNGLLIERISVPLGVVGVIFESRPNVTADAGALCLKAGNAAILRAGSDSHRTATAIAAAMSEGLARAGLPADAIQLVPTRDRAAVGLMLTGLGGCVDVIVPRGGRSLVERVQAEAKVPVFAHLDGICHVYVAEGADLGMARSLLLNSKMRRTGICGAAETLLVDAAVAETHLKPLVEALLESGCAVRGDAATQAADPRVSAATDADWRTEYLDAIISAKVVDGLDAAIAHIEANGSHHTDAIITDDTDAAARFLNEVDSAIVTHNASTQFADGGEFGFGAEIGIATGRMHARGPVGVEQLTTFKYRVHGSGQTRP encoded by the coding sequence GTGCCTGTCCTGAATCTCAAGTCCGATCTTGCGGACGCCGACGACCTCGAGACGCTGATGGCCGGCATCGGCCGGCGCGCCCGCGCCGCCGGCCGGGCCATGGCGCTCGCGCCGGCGCAGACCAAGGATCTGGGCCTGCGGGCCATCGCCGAGCAGATCCGCGCCAGCGCCCCGGCGATCCTGCGCGAGAACGCGCGGGACGTCTCCGCCGCGCAGGCCGCGGGCCTCACGAACGCGATCATCGACCGCCTGACCCTGGACGAGGGCCGGGTCGCGGCGATCGCCGAGGCGGTGGAGAAGGTCGCGGGCCTGGCCGATCCGGTCGGACGCCAGCTCGCCGCCTTCGAGCGGCCGAACGGTCTTTTGATCGAGCGCATCTCGGTGCCGCTCGGCGTCGTCGGCGTCATCTTCGAGAGCCGCCCCAACGTGACGGCGGATGCCGGCGCGCTCTGCCTCAAGGCCGGCAACGCCGCGATCCTGCGCGCGGGCTCGGATTCGCACCGCACCGCGACCGCCATCGCGGCGGCAATGAGCGAGGGCCTCGCCCGCGCCGGCCTGCCTGCGGATGCGATCCAGCTCGTGCCGACCCGCGACCGGGCCGCGGTCGGCCTGATGCTTACCGGCCTCGGCGGCTGCGTCGACGTGATCGTGCCCCGCGGCGGGCGCAGCCTCGTGGAGCGCGTCCAGGCCGAAGCCAAGGTGCCGGTCTTCGCTCATCTCGACGGCATCTGCCATGTCTACGTGGCCGAAGGCGCCGACCTCGGCATGGCGCGCAGCCTGCTCCTCAACAGCAAGATGCGGCGCACCGGCATCTGCGGCGCCGCCGAGACGCTGCTCGTCGATGCGGCGGTTGCCGAGACGCACCTCAAGCCGCTGGTCGAGGCGCTGCTCGAATCCGGTTGTGCCGTGCGCGGCGACGCGGCGACGCAAGCCGCCGACCCGCGGGTGAGTGCGGCGACCGACGCGGATTGGCGCACCGAGTATCTCGACGCGATCATCTCCGCGAAGGTGGTCGATGGGCTCGATGCGGCGATCGCCCATATCGAGGCCAACGGCTCGCACCACACCGACGCGATCATCACCGACGACACCGACGCCGCCGCGCGCTTCCTCAACGAAGTCGATTCGGCGATCGTGACCCACAACGCCTCGACGCAGTTCGCCGATGGCGGCGAGTTCGGCTTCGGCGCCGAGATCGGCATCGCCACCGGGCGGATGCATGCCCGCGGCCCGGTCGGCGTCGAGCAGCTCACCACCTTCAAGTACCGGGTCCACGGCAGCGGCCAGACGCGGCCGTGA
- a CDS encoding conserved protein of unknown function, Iojap family protein (Evidence 4 : Unknown function but conserved in other organisms), translating to MKAEETVEIDLAGKTSLADTMIIASGRSQRHVGSIADKIIQEMKAKGFGNARVEGMPACDWVLIDAGDILVHIFRPEVRGFYNLEKIWGADRPSGALLAG from the coding sequence ATGAAGGCCGAGGAGACCGTCGAGATCGACCTCGCGGGCAAGACCTCGCTCGCCGATACGATGATCATCGCGTCCGGCCGCTCGCAGCGCCATGTCGGCTCGATCGCCGACAAGATCATCCAAGAGATGAAGGCCAAGGGCTTCGGCAACGCCCGCGTCGAGGGCATGCCGGCCTGCGACTGGGTGCTGATCGATGCGGGTGATATCCTCGTCCACATCTTCCGCCCCGAAGTCCGCGGCTTCTACAACCTCGAGAAGATCTGGGGCGCCGACCGGCCGTCGGGCGCGCTTCTGGCCGGCTAA
- the ftsE gene encoding transporter subunit: ATP-binding component of ABC superfamily (Evidence 2b : Function from indirect experimental evidences (e.g. phenotypes); Product type t : transporter), with translation MSAGMKTGSLLSGAEEPVVRFESVGMRYGLGPEVLSDVSFEIAPHSFQFLTGPSGAGKTTLLRLILLSVRPTRGIVSVFGREVSGISNDALTGLRRRMGVVFQDFRLLDHLTTYENVALPLRVQERAEASYRAEVVELLRWVGLGERMHVLPPLLSGGEKQRAAIARALIARPELLLADEPTGNVDPSLARRLLRLFMELNRLGTSVVIATHDYGLMDLVEARRMVLADGRLRVEGP, from the coding sequence TTGTCGGCTGGGATGAAAACGGGCAGCCTCCTGTCCGGCGCGGAGGAGCCCGTCGTCCGGTTCGAGAGCGTCGGCATGCGCTACGGCCTCGGGCCGGAGGTGCTGTCCGATGTGAGCTTCGAGATCGCGCCGCATTCCTTTCAGTTCCTCACCGGCCCGTCCGGGGCGGGCAAGACGACGCTGCTGCGCCTGATCCTGCTCTCGGTGCGCCCGACCCGCGGCATCGTCTCGGTGTTCGGCCGGGAGGTGAGCGGCATCTCCAACGACGCGCTCACGGGCCTGCGCCGCCGCATGGGCGTGGTGTTCCAGGATTTCCGCCTGCTCGATCACCTGACGACCTACGAGAACGTGGCCCTGCCCCTGCGCGTGCAGGAGCGGGCGGAGGCGAGCTACCGGGCGGAGGTCGTCGAATTGCTGCGCTGGGTCGGCCTGGGCGAGCGCATGCACGTCCTGCCGCCGCTGCTGTCAGGCGGCGAGAAGCAGCGCGCGGCGATCGCGCGGGCCCTGATCGCGCGGCCGGAACTGCTGCTGGCCGACGAGCCCACCGGCAACGTCGATCCGAGCCTCGCCCGGCGCCTGCTGCGACTGTTCATGGAGCTGAACCGGCTCGGCACGTCCGTGGTGATCGCCACCCACGATTACGGCTTGATGGATCTCGTTGAGGCGCGCCGGATGGTGCTCGCCGACGGTCGGCTGCGGGTGGAAGGGCCATGA